A portion of the Hymenobacter gelipurpurascens genome contains these proteins:
- a CDS encoding amidohydrolase: MSDLTVSFVQASLQWHDPQTNRQELGRHIEGISISTDLIVLPEMFTTGFSMEAAALAEPAQGPTLQWMRQLAAQRDAVVTGSLIVEENGQYFNRLYWVRPDGTFSHYNKRHLFTMAGEHKVFTPGTERLIEEWRGWRICPLVCYDLRFPVWSRNPLDQPYDLLLYVANWPSTRRTAWITLLRARAIENLAYTMGVNCVGIDGNSLVYAGDSALLDMRGEYLVEVGNQETSITRTLRRADLDGFRDRFPALHDGDLFTLIN, from the coding sequence TTGTCTGACCTCACCGTATCCTTTGTGCAGGCCTCGTTACAATGGCACGACCCGCAAACCAACCGCCAGGAGCTAGGCCGGCATATTGAGGGAATTTCCATCAGCACTGACCTGATTGTGCTACCGGAAATGTTCACGACGGGCTTCAGCATGGAGGCTGCGGCCCTTGCAGAGCCAGCCCAAGGGCCTACGTTGCAGTGGATGCGCCAGTTAGCCGCCCAACGCGACGCCGTAGTGACGGGCAGCCTGATTGTGGAGGAAAACGGGCAGTATTTCAACCGGCTATACTGGGTGCGCCCCGATGGCACCTTCAGCCACTACAACAAGCGCCACCTCTTCACGATGGCCGGGGAGCATAAGGTGTTCACGCCGGGCACTGAGCGCCTGATTGAGGAGTGGCGGGGCTGGCGCATTTGCCCCTTGGTGTGCTACGATTTGCGCTTCCCGGTGTGGAGCCGCAACCCGCTCGACCAGCCCTACGACCTGCTTCTGTACGTTGCCAACTGGCCCTCTACCCGCCGCACCGCCTGGATTACGCTCCTGCGGGCGCGGGCCATCGAGAACCTGGCCTACACCATGGGCGTGAACTGCGTGGGTATTGATGGCAACAGCCTAGTGTACGCCGGCGACTCGGCCCTGCTGGATATGCGCGGCGAGTATCTGGTGGAAGTAGGCAACCAGGAAACCAGCATCACCCGCACCCTGCGCCGCGCTGACCTAGACGGATTCCGCGACCGGTTCCCGGCACTGCATGACGGCGACCTGTTTACCCTGATAAACTAG
- a CDS encoding methionine aminotransferase, whose translation MALLPLRSKLPDVGTSIFSVMTQLAQEHGAINLAQGFPDYDPPQSLLDAFARHVSTPGHQQYAPMPGLPRLREAISQKTAHVYDVPAPDPATEITVTSGATEALYAVLAAVVHPGDEVLVLEPAYDLYGPAIRLQGGVPVYVPLTLPDFRPDWNRVAEALSPRTRLLMLNTPNNPTGATLTPEDLDTLAGLLRDTDTLVLSDEVYEHMVFDGQPHHSVLQHAELRERAFVLSSFGKTYHATGWKVGYCVAPAALTTELRRVHQFVTFSVSTPAQHALADVLPDTSLYETLPAFYQQKRDLFRDLLALTRFRLLPVQGAYFQVADFRELAPDTDDVTFARRLTQETGVAVVPISAFYHNGQDHGLVRFCFAKQEATLRAAAARLLAS comes from the coding sequence ATGGCCCTGCTTCCGCTTCGCTCCAAACTGCCCGATGTGGGCACCAGCATCTTTTCGGTGATGACCCAGCTGGCCCAGGAGCACGGCGCCATTAACCTGGCCCAGGGCTTCCCCGATTATGATCCGCCGCAGTCCTTGCTGGATGCTTTTGCCCGCCACGTAAGTACACCGGGCCACCAGCAATACGCCCCCATGCCGGGGCTGCCGCGCCTGCGCGAGGCCATCAGCCAGAAAACGGCCCATGTATACGACGTACCTGCCCCCGATCCGGCCACCGAAATCACGGTAACCAGCGGAGCCACCGAGGCCTTGTATGCGGTGCTGGCGGCGGTAGTGCACCCCGGCGACGAAGTGCTGGTGCTGGAACCGGCCTACGACTTATACGGCCCGGCCATTCGGCTGCAGGGCGGCGTACCCGTGTACGTGCCCCTCACGCTGCCCGATTTCCGCCCCGACTGGAACCGGGTAGCCGAAGCGCTGTCGCCGCGCACGCGCCTGCTCATGCTCAACACGCCCAACAACCCCACCGGCGCCACCCTCACGCCCGAGGATCTGGATACGCTGGCCGGGCTCCTCCGCGACACCGACACGCTGGTGCTCAGTGATGAGGTGTATGAGCACATGGTATTTGATGGGCAACCGCACCACAGCGTGTTGCAGCACGCGGAGCTACGTGAGCGGGCGTTTGTGCTTTCCTCGTTTGGCAAAACCTACCACGCTACCGGCTGGAAGGTGGGCTACTGCGTAGCTCCGGCGGCCCTTACTACGGAGCTGCGTCGCGTACATCAGTTCGTGACGTTCAGCGTGAGTACGCCCGCCCAGCACGCCCTAGCCGATGTGCTGCCCGATACGAGCCTCTATGAAACGCTGCCGGCTTTTTATCAGCAGAAACGCGACCTGTTTCGGGACTTGCTGGCCCTCACGCGCTTCCGTTTGCTGCCGGTGCAGGGGGCGTATTTTCAGGTAGCCGATTTCCGGGAGCTGGCCCCCGATACCGATGACGTGACGTTTGCCCGCCGCCTTACTCAGGAAACGGGCGTGGCCGTAGTGCCCATCTCGGCCTTCTACCACAACGGGCAAGACCACGGCCTGGTGCGCTTCTGCTTTGCCAAACAAGAAGCCACACTGCGGGCGGCCGCGGCGCGCCTCCTGGCTTCCTGA
- a CDS encoding PAS domain-containing protein has translation MLWSDTIETDAVRLLMRELHPVPMLDALPHLAWLSTPDGTVVHCNTRWYSYTGAPEDVLTDGGFIEYLHPDDRADAADAHLRHLHNGKALELQLRWLGQDGRYRWYLDRVVPLYSHSNELLGWLGTSTDIDEQKRTEMQERRGRELFELMARATNDLIWDWDINSGRMWYSEEFWQLVGHPPRPNTETVAFWLSLIHPDDLERVTSGVQSDLTTTAKLLESTYRLRRADGVYLIIQDRACVIHDATGLPVRMVGAMRDVTDEV, from the coding sequence ATGCTCTGGTCTGATACGATTGAAACTGACGCGGTTCGCCTGCTTATGCGCGAGCTGCACCCGGTGCCCATGCTTGATGCGCTGCCGCACCTGGCGTGGCTTTCTACCCCCGATGGCACCGTAGTACACTGCAATACAAGGTGGTACAGCTACACGGGCGCGCCAGAGGATGTTCTGACTGACGGAGGCTTTATTGAATACCTGCACCCCGACGACCGGGCCGATGCCGCCGACGCCCACCTGCGCCATTTGCACAACGGCAAGGCCCTGGAGCTGCAGCTGCGGTGGCTAGGCCAGGATGGCCGCTACCGCTGGTACCTCGACCGCGTGGTGCCGCTCTACTCCCACTCCAATGAGCTGCTGGGCTGGCTGGGCACCTCTACCGATATCGATGAGCAGAAGCGCACCGAGATGCAGGAGCGCCGCGGCCGGGAGCTATTTGAGCTGATGGCCCGCGCCACCAACGACCTGATCTGGGACTGGGACATCAACTCGGGCCGCATGTGGTACAGTGAGGAGTTCTGGCAGCTGGTAGGCCATCCTCCGCGCCCCAACACCGAAACCGTGGCCTTCTGGCTCAGCCTCATCCACCCCGACGACCTGGAGCGCGTCACGAGCGGCGTGCAGTCGGACCTTACCACCACGGCCAAGCTGCTGGAATCTACTTACCGCCTGCGCCGCGCCGATGGGGTGTACCTCATCATTCAGGACCGCGCCTGCGTCATTCACGACGCCACTGGCCTACCGGTTCGGATGGTAGGCGCCATGCGCGATGTAACCGACGAGGTGTAG